In Desulfurococcaceae archaeon MEX13E-LK6-19, the genomic window TAGTCAGCCGCTGCACCTTCTTCCTAACAAGCAGGCCACGCCTATCAAGCAGCGAAGTAATCTTGTAGAGTAACTCGAGAAGCTGTCCACGATCCATGTTCTCCACATCTTTAATAGTCTCCAAAGGATTAAGATCGCTGCCATAAACATCCTCGGGAATAGAAGCAAGCAAAGCCTGCATCATACTCCTTGCATGAGCAAGCCTCATCTTATACTCATACTCTGGCAACATACTATGGATACCACCAAGGGCCCTAGCAACATCAATCAATAAGCCGCCAAGTTCATAACCATAAACTTGCTCCTTATACTTAACCCTATACTCGAGACTCAACAGAATCACCAATAAGCCTTGATTACATCGTAGCCGTTTCTCTCTGCAATAGCTTCTACTTCTTTGAGGAGCATCCTAACATCCTTTGATCTTCTCTTTTTCTTTAGCACTATGTGGATGTACATGGCTAGTCTTCCTTGTACTTCTCCCTATAGATCTCCCATGCTTCTTCGGCTGCATCTTCGTATATTTCAGCTACTTCTTTGAGCTCTCTTCTCTCCTTGGGGCTTATGATCGGGTTCTTAGAAGCTGCTTCGGCACGGTTGGCTGCATATTGTATAGCTCTTGCAATGGTTAGAGCGGTTTTTCTGCCAATCTTCTTCTTGCCAAGCCTGCCCTTCTTGAGAGCGTCTACGAGCTCCTGGGCAGCCTCTTTAGCTTCGTCAGGCTTCTTGAACGATACTATATTGGCAAGCCATTTATGACGTGGTGGCTTGAAGAGCCCGTTGTCTTTACTCTTCTTGTTCTTTGACTTAGACTTGGATTTCTTGCTAATCTTTTTCTTCTTTTTCTTCGCCACGGCCTACACCCGCCAAGAGTAGTTCTGCATCGGATATGAGTAGATCCTTCTTTGACTCAACAAAATCAACAGCTAGAGAAGCCCTGAGCGGTGGCGTGAGCTCTATTTCCTTCCCCAAGACATAGTTGATGCTTGCAACAAGCTCCAGCTCCTTCCTACAAGAAAAGCTGCTAAGATACGGTAGTATCCTAGCCCATTCACCCAAGCTCTTCCTCAGTGCAGACAAGAGCGTTGTAAGAGAGCTCCTACCAACGAGGAGACCCTTGTCGAACTCCTTGCTCACACAAGATCACCTATGCTACAAATATAAATATTATATGTAATAGGGAGCTGGCTGGAGCACAACATCATTTCTATGGCTAGCTCTACCCAGCTCGTTATTTCCTATAAAACACGAGATCAACAATTTGGGGAAAGTATCATGACAAGTTCCAAGATCGCCAGAACTCTTGCCTTAATCCTAGTAGTTTTTGCCATAATAATAGCACCAATAACCCCATTAGCCCAGACCCTCGAGGAAGAAAAGATAGTTGTTGTAAAAACCTATGACTTAAGCGATCCTACTATTCTTAGTAACTTAACAACATATACGTATGATAAGGTCAGCAATGTACTACAGGCCTATGATAACACGACAACAAAAATAGCTGTTGATGGATACCTTTATCTCTCTGACTTAAACACAAGCGATAACTATGTTCCAGCAATAGCATTCGACTTACAAGCTCCATCCCTAGACCTTAACAACAACGAGAAAATACTGTATGGATTACTTTTAAGCAACATCCTTGGCTCTGTAGCCATTGGCACGGTTACAGTTAATGAGACTACAGGACAAGTACTCAACGCCACTTTCATCAAGGTAGAGCCTTATTCAGACAACATCATTGTTGTCAGGACAGCAAGTGATGTAGTGATCTACACTGGTATAGGCAAGTTCTCTGTTCCAAGCGGCAAAGTAATGATTTACACCGAAAGCGAGGCCAGCATCCAGGGTATAAGCGAGATCGAACTAAGATCATTAGCTACACCACCAGCAGACTACCAATTAGTTAGGAGTGGCTCAGGCGAGGCCACAGTCACCATAAGTGCAACAGGCACGGTAAGAGTATACTTTGACGAGACACATAGCACTGGTGATGCCGATCTATTTATCTTCGATTCAAATAACCCATACTTCGCCGAGGCATCAGAGCAATGGAGCTGGAGCACACTACTAATGAGATGTAACCAATTCGCCTTTGCAGACGGTAGACCACAGTTTGTAACAATTGAAGCTCATGGACAGCTGAAATTCGTTGTAAAGAACTACCCAGGAAGCTATCTTGGTACACAGCCACAGTCATGGAACATCGCCATAGCGGTCCTATCCTCTTCAGAGACACCATCACCAACATTCACTATACAGAACGAGCAACCTAGCCAAACCCAGACACCTTCTGGTGTAGACTGGAGTAGACTAGCAAGCTACTTTACAGGCAATCAGACTGCTATGACGGCTACCATCGTGATCATAATCATCATAGTGATGTTGCTGGCAGTAATTCTGCTATTAAGAAAGTAATGATGCGGTGGTGGAAGTGAAGTGCATGAAGACAATACTACCAATAACACTGTTGTTATTAGTACTCATATCACCAGCCATTATTGTTGCTGATGAAACAAGGCTTGCATGGGAAGACAGCGGCTATGACTTAGCACCAGGATATAGATACACTATTTCACTCCACGCCGAGGTATCGTGGACACATGATCTAGCACTGGCTGCTATCGAGGCTGGACCAGTCAAGGTTGCCGTGGAGATCTTTGACACTAATCCACCAGGCTATGTCACGCTTGGCACCAGGGTCTATGTGAACAACAGGGTCAGGTACAGCGGCGATGAAGTACAGTTTGGCCCAGGAAGCGGCGGCTCATACGATATCTCAGTGCAAATAAAGGTTGATTGGGACGGTAATGGTGAAGTCTATGTACATGGACGTAGAGTAGCAGCATTCACTATCGAGAATCCCTGGGATATACAGCAGTTCACAGACAGGCGCAGTGGCCTCGGATACACGATACAGTCAAGTATTGTAATAGACTATCAGAGACTCCCACCGCCGTCAAGTGGTGACTCTAACACAATTATCGTACAACAGCCAAGCGAAAACCCGCAAGGCTTCGACTTCTTGGCCAGCCTTGGTGCTGCCACAGTTGTTTTTGTCCTCATACTGCTCCTGGGGATCGGCGGGATAATGCTCCTGATAGTCTTTAGTCAGGCTAGGCGTAGGGGGTGGATCTAGATGCCCAGGCGTATAGGAACAAACATACTACCCTGGATCATACTGGGACTGATAATGCTAGCCATAGTACTAATACCAACCATAATGATATACAACATATATAACCAAGTAACAAGACCACTCCAGGGACTACCACTAGTCCACGAGATACCTGCTAGCCAAGTCCAGGTGACAGTACAAACACTGAGCTTGGAGCCAGGCCAGGTCTATGAGCTGCAACTAACCAGTGATAACAGCCTAGTGTTCACGAAGACAAACAGGATACTAACAGAAGATATGACACTAGAACAAACAACACTAAGTAGCGGCGACGTAATAGCACCACATCTATACGACTGGTTGTTTCCTGATGGTTATATGGATTGGATTGCCTACGACTATACAGAAACTATAAGCGGTAGTTTTGTTGTTGAGGCTAGGGCTAGTGTCTTTGACACTAATATCAGGCATGTATTTAATACGAGGGCAAGGTCTGGCGTTGCTAATTATGACTATAGCTTTGACTTCAAGTTCCAGAACGGTAATAGAATTCATGGCGATATAGGTAATGGCACGACATGGCTTACAACTGTTGCCGACGTTTATCCATTCTACTATGAGACCCATAGATTCTACAACATAACATACGAGGTCTACGAGACAGGCTACAAGATATATGTTGATGGCGAGCTAAAAGCTAGTGGAACATATGACGTAAGCACGCCATTACTAACAGACGTAAATCATTATCCTATCGTCGGCGGCTCAATACCAACTCTCTCAACAGTATACGATAGAGTATTCTATGGATACATAAGCTATGTAAGGGTGAAACAAGGGAGTACATTAAAGCTACTTCTTGACCCAATTGCGTTCAATGGAACACATTACTTCGACATAGTATCAGGCGCTGTTGGTACAGTAACAGGCGATGTACAACGAGTACCAGCCGAGCATACATGGCTATGGCTAATCAAGTCTCTAGAAACTGACGGTAAACTACATATTAAGTTTGTGCCACCAGGTGCTGTTCTTAGGATCACGTATAATGATCAGGTTTATGAGTGGCGTATTGATGGTAAGGCTAATGCTGCTGGGTTGATAGAGGACTATGCTATTGACTTGTTGTCAGTCTTTGGTACTACAACATTAAGCAATGCTAAGGTTGAGCTTATATGGACCAATAAGGTCAGGTTCTATGCACCACCAGGGTTCACAGTAAAGGTGTCTAATGAGAACCTTACTATTGCTAAGAGAGTACCTGAGAACGCTAGCTATGTGGATATAGCGCTTGAGCCTGGCGTATATACTGTTGAGCTTCTTGCTGACCGTCAGGTTGAGCCGCATGTCAGCTTAATGCGTGATAACAACTATTATGTTATTGTTGTCCGTGACGAAAACTACTACGCTCTAGCAAACGCCACAGTGGTAGTCTATGCCAACGGCGTTGAGGTTGCCAGGGGTGTAACGGATGCTACTGGCAGATTCATAGTGCCAGCTAGCGAGCTCAACAACACTGATACAATTAGAGTAGAAGTACTGGCACTATCAGCAGGCACATACTACACTACATCAAGAACCATAGAGCTAACCCAGGCAGCACCAGCAACCCAAACTCCTAGTCAAAACCAGCCAGTTAGCAGCGGCTCAGAATACATAATAGCCATTGATAGAACCAGGATAACAACCACCATAGTGATCATACTAGCCATAATGTTTCTTGCAGTACTAGTTATAGCCTTCAGGAAAAGGTGATCAGAAATGTTTAAACCCAAGCCTTTTTTCTTTCTCACAATAATACTTGTCTTAATCATAGCTTCTCCTGTTTTCGCTGAAGACAAAGAAGAGCTTAGGTTCTCTAATGATTGGCTGAAGGGTGTTGCTATTGTTGTTTATCAGAACCAGTATGGTACTTGTTTCTGGGTGAACCCCAGTCATGTCGTTACGGCAGCGCATGTTGTGAACAACCAGCCTAACGCTGTTGTGACCATCATAAGGGGTAATGTCCATGCTAGAGGAGTTGTTGTAGCACTTGATACTCAGAGTGATTTGGCGGTGATATACGTTGAGAACTCTGGCCAGTTTGACAAATACATCTTCCCGCTGGCCGTCAGGATACCTGAGCCCTCGAGTACAATATACGTTATAGGTTATCCATTCGAGCTACTGCAGATAATGGGTAGCCTCGAGGCTCTTAGCGAGAACCCTAGGATTCTCGAGAGCCGTCTAACATGGTCCGCCAATGGCTTGATCGAGCTGGGCGGAATCGTTGATGCTGGCAATAGCGGTGGACCTGTCCTGGACTACTACGGCAACGTTATTGGTGTCGTGAGCTTTGCGCTGCGTGGCAATGCTGGAGTACTCTACTTCGCCACAACGGTAGGCGCATTGAGAGAACTGCTTAGAGAACATGGAATAGCCTACATCGAGGGAACAAGCAGCATACTCCCTGAATCCATAGTACAAGACCCATTCGTGGCAGGCGCAATAGCAGGGGCATCAGCTGGCCTAGTCCTCGACATACTCATCCTCGCTACAGGCACAGGACTGGGAATACTCATAGCCTCAAAAAGGAGGCGAAGATAAATATGGATGGCCAGCTTCCAATCGATGAACACATTATAGAGCTAATAAAGAAGTATCTTTTCCAGCAGCATCTAGCTAATGAGCCGCAATGGCTTGTATTAACCCTAGCTGCACCCATTATAGCTCTGCTTTTCTTTATCATCTTGTGGGCTAAGTATAAGGCTCATGTACATGACCTGGTTGATGCTGTGTTCTTTTTCTTCATACCCTATGCCCCTAAACGTATGCTGTTGCTGAAGGATCATCTTGGTAATAAGCATGTTTTCTATGATGACGAGATCAAGGTTGCTGGCGGTAAGGATGGCGGGTTTATTGTTCAGGCTGGCAGCTTTCTAGTGAAGCTCAACGATGACCCATTTGCTTATGCAGAGCCCTTATCATTGATCGATACCAAGATACCTGGTGGCCCAAGCCCCTTCGGCTTGTTTGTCAGGCAGCTAGTGGCAGTCTATATAATGCTGGCCTTGATAGCACTGAGCTTCGCCAACACAATAGTCGTCACTATGGCTGGCTTCGGCATGCCGCCTACACCAATAGACCTAGTAGTCTTCAGCGCCCTGGTGTTCTCGCTGGCCTGGCTACTAGCCATACTCGTGAAAGCCTTCAGCCCACAGACACTCTTCACAAGCATAGTGGTCTCGCACTCAGAGAACAACATAATGCGTGGAATCATACCAGTAGACGCATTCTCGAGCATACCACCAACAAAACTACTAAGCAAACTAACCAAGATAGAGATCAACGTAGCTGACTCAGTCAAAGAAGCCTACGAGAAGATAAAGAACATAGTGGGAGACAGCGGTCTAGCAGCAGCAATACTAAGCACGATAGGAGAAGTCTACGAGACATGCCATAAGTCACTTGGACTAATCCTCAAGTCAAGATACGATATATCAGTGGCAGCGAAGGCCAGGTACATGCTTGAAAGAGAAAAGATAGGCCCGTCATGGCTGACCCGATACGCTGGAGTAATAGCGATACTAGCACTAATAGCAATAGCCGTGCTGGCAGCCCTTCTATTGAACATACAGGTCCAGCCAGCACAAGTAATCAACGAGACAACCAACACCATCACCTATGTCACCCCTGCACAGCCACCGCCACCACCGATATCGGGCTGATAGCTATGGAGCTGGTCGCAGCTGCAGCATTAGCAGCATTCATGCTATCGATAACCTATGCCTTCGTGAAGATAGCAGAAAGACAAGGAATAGCAAAAGCATTCATAGCAGCCCTGATACTAGCAGACCTCTTCGTAATCCTCTTAATGCTACTAGGCATCGACAGACCACTAATCATAATAAAGACAAGACTGGGATCCACGACAATAACCTACCTTCAAGTGTTTCTACTGCTAAAAGTACCTTTCACGATATGGAGTATCGTCAATCGAGAACAACTAAGGAGAATACTTGGATGAAGACACAAACTCTTTTTCCTCTATACATGTGATACAATATATTGTACTGGTTACTGGTGGGTTAATCTTGGATAAAAAGAGCTTCCTCTACGGGCTAGGCATAGGCCTGGTTCTGGCTGCACTAGTGTTCCTCGCAGCACTATGGGGCCCCCTCAACAACGTAGACTACTACACGAGAAAACTACTAGACTACGTAAACTCTGAGACATACGACACCTCGAGAGACATTCTGGCAAAAATGTATGACGAAGGAAAAACGCTGCTAAACAACATAGAACTCACAACCAAAGACCTAGAATACGCCAAACAAGGAACAGTAGCAGCACTAGCAACAGCCACGCTATTCACGATAATACTTGGAGCAGCAGTAATCACGGTAACATATCTATGGCGTAAAATAAAACTACCAATACCTAAACTGTAACTCTCTTTTTCTAAAACACCTTAGACAAACACGTATAATGTAATTGGTGTATAAACATGGTTAAACGGAACACCCTCATCACACTCCTTGCAGCAATACCCATTATCGCAATAATCATCTGGTTGCACTGGATCTTACTAAAAAGTGGAACACTGAAAATAGTGCTAATCACAGGACCACTAGTCATCGGAATAGCATTCGCCATAGCATTCCTACTAGGACAACAAAGAAGAAGTGTTAGGTAGATTACCACTCAGGTTCTACCTAACACCATTCTTTTTGTTTCACCCAACACCCTGAGACCCTGTATAGAGTGAAGTATTTGGCTAAACAGGTCCTCGAGGAGACAACCACCACGTAGCCTAGAGGAAGTGACCAGGATGCCCGTAGACCCCAAGGTAGTCCTCTTAGTTGAGTACATCCAACGTAAAGTAGACGACAAACTAAGAGAGCTGAAAATACCAGACGAAATAAGACAAAAGATAAACTACGAGATAGAGAAAATCAAGCAAACACTCATCGAATACGGCCTAGCGCAAATAGAGAAAGAACTAGGGATTTAATTCGATCTAATAGTTTTGATCGATAAGATTATTTTTCGTTGCGTATAAGTTTAATCTTGAGTGAGTAACAATGA contains:
- a CDS encoding trypsin-like peptidase domain-containing protein is translated as MFKPKPFFFLTIILVLIIASPVFAEDKEELRFSNDWLKGVAIVVYQNQYGTCFWVNPSHVVTAAHVVNNQPNAVVTIIRGNVHARGVVVALDTQSDLAVIYVENSGQFDKYIFPLAVRIPEPSSTIYVIGYPFELLQIMGSLEALSENPRILESRLTWSANGLIELGGIVDAGNSGGPVLDYYGNVIGVVSFALRGNAGVLYFATTVGALRELLREHGIAYIEGTSSILPESIVQDPFVAGAIAGASAGLVLDILILATGTGLGILIASKRRRR